The DNA window AGGTCGCCGTGTATGTGTTGAAGAAATGCAGGTAGACACGAAGCCCCGCCGAAGCAGTAAGCCAAAGGAATTCACCAAAAAGTGAGCCGGGCGTAATCCAGTGCCACTGACGTTGGTCCAGGCTCGGTCCAAAGTAATAGATCAGAGAGAACGACAAAGCCAGGAAAAGCACGACGGCTACCCATTGCAGGCCCTTCCAGACAATCACAACGGTGGACGTGAGGTGAAGCTTGATGCCGATCCAATCACTAAAGTGCTCGCCTGCAAGCATGATAACCAGCGAGGTTATGAGGAGGGTCAAGATTGCGATTGTAAGTCCGAGTGCGATGACCCGGCCCCTGAACCAGCTACGAGATTCGCGTACATGATAGACCGCGTTCAGGGTAGAAATCATCGAACTCATGCCGCCAGAAGCAAACCAGAGGGTAAGGACGATGCCAAACGTGAGCTTGCCACTTGTGGCGTTCGCGGCCATCTCGAGTGTGATGGCCTTCAGTAGCTGGAACGCCGGCGGCGGAAGAAAACCCGCGAAGTACGATAGCAGGCTGCTTTGTAGCTCGTGGCTGCGGGATGCAAACAAGCCAAACAGGGTGAGTATGAACAGCAACAGGGGGAAGAGGGCAAGCAGGAAATTGTATGCCAGCTCAGAAGCACGTCCGAAGATGTCATCTTTGTCGATGCCATGAACCACCCTTCTGGTGAGCTGCCAGAAGGTCAATCCGCCCAAGTTCCAAATCGGTTCGAGTTGTTTCCCCACGCTGGAGCCGGAAGGCGCCATAAATAAAGATCTACGTTTCGAGCTCTCAGCAAGAGTAATTCTCCAGCTGGGCGGCAATCCCGCTTCTATTCAAAGATCAGAATCGCCGACGCAATCACTGTGGTCCAGAGTCCGCGTTTGTCCCCAACGCCGCTCTGGGTGATGTTGGTCGTGCGGACGATCTTGTTGGAGATCCGGTAAATTTCTTTTTTCTCGTCCCAGGAAGTATCAGGATTAAAATCCACGTTGAGAGTGGTGGCGAGCATCTCTGCGGCCAGCTCTTCAGCGTATTCCCCGGCCACATCATCCGCCTCGCCAAAGGAATGGTGCTCGCTCAGGTAGCCGTAGGTGCTGCGGTCCGCGGGCATGGCTAGGCCAATGCTGGCAGCGGTGAGGCGATGAGGCTCGCGCGTGGAGTTTTCCGCAACCACGGCAAAGGTGACTTCGCCGGGATGCAGGTATTTCACGCCTTCCTTGCGCGAGATCAGCTTGCAGTGAGGTGGAAAAATGGAGGAAACCCGGACCAGGTTCTGCGCCGCGATTCCCGCATCCCTGAGCGCCAACTCAAAAGATGTGAGTCTTTCTTTGTGCTTGCCCACTCCGTTGGTCAGGAAGATGCGCTTCGGCACCATGTTTAAACCCAATTTGCTTGCCTCCAAAAAAGCTGGTTTTTCGTGAATAAAAAAAATAACACACGTGGAGAGTTGAGCGCAGAAAATTTGTGTAAAACTTTGGCCCATTAAAAAACAGGATCGCAGGAAAGGCTTGAGCTTCTCTCATGTGCACCGAATCTGGTGCAAGTGCGATTCAAGTGCGAAGCAGAAGGCCGGGGAGTGTAAGCGGCAATTCTTACTGGCCCGAAGTCGAGATTAGCCGCCCGGTTGCGACGCAGCTGCGGCCAAAGGAGGGTGCTTGATCTTGACCGCAATTTCCATAAAAGCCAGCGCGGCGCGGCTTAAGGCCTTGTCCTTGCGAAAGACGAGGGCCAAATCGCGGCGGAGAGAGGCGTCCCCCATGGGAATTGCCGCCAGAACACCTGCTTTTACGTCTTCTATAACATTGGAGCGTGCGATGAAGCCCACGCCAACGTCGGCGGCCACAAAGCGCTTGAGCAGTTCGCTGGAATCAAGTTCCATGGCGATCCTGGGCTTGAGCCGGCGCTCTTCAAATAGATTTTCAATCGAGTCACGCGTGCGGCCCAGCTTGGGAAGGAGCAGGGGAAAAGGCACCACGTCGGCAATGCTGGCCTGCGGCATTCGGCTGAGCGGATGGCCGGGTGGCGCAATGATAACGAGCTCGTCGCGATGAATATTCACCACCGTCAGGCGCTTGTCATCCACTGGCGCGGAAACAACGCCGAAGTCGACTGAATTCTCAATGATCGATTCCAGGATTTTAGCCCGCTCCAGCCGGCTGATCTGGACGCCCACGTTGGGATAAAGCTTTTTGAATTCGGCAAAGACCTCCGGCAGGATGTGGAGGCAGGTGCCTTCATTGGCGCCAACAACGATTTCTCCCCGAGGGACGCGCTCCATTTCCGCTACGGTCGTAAGCATGGTTTTGCGGGTGTCCAGGGTGTGCTCCGCATATTGCTGGAACACCTTGCCCGCTCCCGTAAGCGCCACCTTGCCGCCACTGCGGTCAAACAGACGGGCGCCTATCTCTTCTTCCAGAGCGCGGATTTGCGCCGAGACCGCCGGCTGCGTACGAAAGCGCTTCTCCGCCGCGCGGGAAAAGCTGGTGTGGCGCGCGACTTCCAGGAACGTTTCCAGCTGATCAAAGTCCATGTGGTATCTGATTGGTGGCTCAGAACGGTATAACATGAAATCCGCTGTGGAAAAGCAGACAAAGATTTCCAGGCACTTGCGGGAGGGCAGTTATCTGGCATGAAAGCTGTGATTGCCGAACAATACGGCGGCTCTGAAGTATTGGAACTTAACCATGATCTGCCCGTGCCGCGTGTTGGACCAAACGGCGTGCTAGTAGAGGTGCGCGCTGCCAGCGTGAATCCGGTGGATTGGAAGCTGAGGCAGGGACTGCTGCATGCAGTGATGCCGGTCGTATTTCCCGTGATCTGGGGCTGCGATCTTTCCGGCGTGGTGAAAGAGGTTGGACCGTCTGTAACTCTGTTTAAGCCCGGCGACGAAGTTTACGGCATGAAAGATGGCTATGTCGCAAAGACCTATCGAGGAACGTACGCGCAATACGTGGTGGTTCCGGAGAAATCACTCGCGGCAAAACCAAAAAACCTGACCTATGAAGAAGCAGCCGCGGTGCCCCTGGCGGCATTGACCGCATGGCAGGCGATGATCCAGCAGGGAAAGCTCAAACCGGGGCAGCGAGTGCTGATCCATGCCGGCGCAGGCGGCGTGGGAGTGATGGCAATCCAGCTTGCGAAGGCTTTTGGCGCTTACGTTGCCGCTACGGCCAGCCCGCGCAACCAAGACTTGTTGGGTGAACTTGGCGCCGATCTGGCAATTGATTACACGCGCGAGAAAATCGGTAAGGTGCGTCCGAAATTTGATCTGGTGCTTGATGGCGTGGGTAGGAGCGTCTGGGCAGAGTCATTTCGAGCACTGAAAATAGGCGGTCGCCTTGTTACTTTAACCGCGCCCGTTCCAGAGCAGTCAAGCGGCAAGGTGAGATTTTTTGCAACGGCGATTCGAGGAATAGTGTTCGGCGTTGCGCGCGGACTGCTCAGCGGCAAACGATTGTCGATGACGCGAGTGAAGCCTCGTGGTGGTGAACTTGAGAAGATTAGTGCTTTGATTGATGCAGGAAAAATTCGTCCGGTAGTTGAAAAAGTATTTGCTCTGGAGCAGATTGCCGAAGCGCATCGGCTAAGCGAAATCGGCCACGTGAGAGGGAAACTCGTGATAAAGATTCGCGGAACGGAATGAACTCACACTGCCGCCGAACACGCGCAGGTCTGCTGACGTATCCGACAAACAGAATGGCCCGCCGGGAATAGCGGGCCATTTTATTGCCTAGGGGATGGAAAGTTTATGTGTTGAGAATGACGGCTCGTGACCGGGAAACGCCCGAGTCCATCATTTCGCTGTGTTAGAAGGTTTATGTTTTACGAGCCAGCCATTACGGGCCGGGTTGGGCAACGGCAGTGCCTGAGGCGCCGGTTGCTACAGTAACGCCTGTTTCCTGTCGAAGCTGCGCCAGTTCATGCTTATAAACATGGTTATCAGGGAATTGCTGAGCCAGAGCTTCCATCAAATCAAGCGCCTTGGGCTTGTTGTGATCATGCAGCGCGGCGATGACGAGGAAAACCTGCGCAAAAGGCGCCAGGTAGTGGCCCTTTTCCGCAACAATCTTCAGGTTTTTCAAGCCTGTGGCTTTGTCTGTCTGTGCTCCACCGGCGCGCAGGAACCAACGCACAGCCGAGGACTTGAGACTGGTCATATAGTTTTCCACGCCAATGGGAAGATAAGCGTCGTAATTGTCAGGGTTCGTTGCAATCAAAGTTTCAGCAAGAGAGCGTGACTGCTTCAGGTATTTCAACGCGTCCCGTTCCTTGTCCTCAACCAGAGCGAGGTAATCACCATGCAAGCCATCCATCAGAATGCGCGCGAAAATTGCGGTGGCATCCTTGGGATCTTTGGCCAGACTGGCCTCAGATAAGGTCCTGGTCTTTTCCAGCGCAGCTTCGAACTGCGTTTTCACCGCGGGATCAGGCATGAGCGCTGTGGATTTATCGGTCTTCTTGTCGTCCGCGATAAACTGGGCTTCCAGGATGTGCAAGCGATCACACTCTGAAAATAGGTACACGGCCGCGTCGGAAACCGGCCCCATCGGATCGTCCGGATGCTGGCCCTGCCATTCAGTGAAGGCACGGTGGGCCTGATCGAATTGCAGGTTGTACACGCTGCGATATCCGGCTTCAAGTGCTGAGGTCGCGGTGGTGCTTTGGGCATGGGCCGCCGAGCCGAGCAGTACTACGCTGCATGTGGCCCAAGCCAAAATTCTAAATGCATTTTTGATCTTGCCAAAAAGCGCTTTTTGCTGGCGCAGATTTTGATTGAACATTATTCGCCCTTCATTTTTTGTTGGATACTGCTTACATATCGCATGGGTGGTGATTCACAAAAGCTGCCTACTGCCTTGATATGGGGGATATCACAGTGGCTGCGATCAACTCGAAAGGGTTTTTGGGGATTGTTTTGTCCCGGCTATTGGATGATACCGTAGTGGCCTCGGTCGCTAAAAAAAGAAAATGTTTTTAAATTTCTGTGCGCAATATTCCACCAAATATGTGCAACGCTTTGCACGTTGCGCAGATTTGGCATTCGGCAGCACGGGCGCATATGTATAAATTCGCCCTGAGCTGCGGCCTGTAGGACTGATGTTCCAAAGCCATCGTCGCTTGCGTGGCCACTCCCTCTTGCGATGAGCAGCGGTGTGAGAGTGATGACACCAAATCCACCTGTTAAAGACTACCGGTCTCCATTCGAAACTATGTGTGGCTATATGGCTCTGTTGCCAGATGGCGACGCACTGCTTAGAGCGTTATCTCTTCTCAACGCCAAGCTGCGCTTAAGACCGCGCCGGAGCAGATAAACTCGGAGCCAGAGCCCTCCCATAGAAAGGAAAGGCAATGAATAAAGCACGAATTGCCACTGTCCAGAGAGGGGAGGGGAGGCGTTTATATAGGTTGTGGTTTCATTGACACCGCGTGAGCTTTGCAAACGGACCCTGATTTGCCATGATTTCTCGCCGTCAAATGGCGCTTCAGCCTCGTACTGTTCATCCTGAGATTCACGGTCCGCAGCATAAAAAGTTTCAGGCGAATTTTGGTTTGCAGGCTGAACGCCGATTTCGACCTTCAGGTCATCCGGTAAAGTGGGCACCGTTGTTCCGGAGGATGGGCGCACCCTAACAAAGAATCTTCCGGTATCCATGTGCTGTTGCGCCCACACAGAGATCGTCCAGGGGCCCACCTGCTCATCAGTAATAATGCGGGCAGGCGGCGCATGATGGTCATGGGCCAGAGCACTCATGTTGCACAACAGCAAGAAGCATGCAAGACAAAGAAATTGTCCTAGATGCGCAGCCCGCTTCCGTAGGAAACAGGAATTCATGCTCAAGATGTGTATGCCGGGCGTGATTGCCATGCGCATGTACAAAGTGCCCTTTCCGCGTCCTGCTTTGCAGGAAACAGGTGGTAATACATACCGATAATCATGGGGATGAAAACTACAGTGTTGTAAAACAGATGCAACTCAACCCGCGGAATAAACTGTTGCAGGATACTGGCCGGAACAGGCGAGCCAAATAAATTATGATGAAAAGTTGCCTGTCCAATGAGCAGCAAATGTTCGATATGGTGCCAGAATTGTATGATCAGCGCGACGGTCCACCATTTACGCGAGGCGCCGACAAAGCCCTTGCGAAGCACCCAGATGCCCACCAGCATGATCAGCGCGTAACCATAGTGTAAGACTTCAGAAGTCACCAGCCAGGGAAACCAGAGACCCAGTACCCCTCCCGCTTTGGGCCGAGGCCAATGCAGCACCCATATCTGCACTGCCTGGGCGAGATGCTCAGCCCAGTGGCCAAGAACAACGATCATGAATAATTGCAGGGCGCGCTCATGCCATTGCACATTCAGCTTCTCGTGAATGCTGACCCCGGAGTGCGCTTTCGAATTGACTTCTTGAAGAGTTGAATTTGTAGCAGCCATATCATCTCCTTGAAAAAAACCCTTGCTGGATAAGCGATCAATGTTGGTTTGCAGGTTGAGGCAAAACCTACGCCATTTCGCGCGCCAAGACCGTTGCGGCTTGCGCAGCGACTCCCTGCCTGGATGTGGCGTTCAAATAGTTCTGGGCATAAAGAGTGATTCCACGGGATAGAGATACCAGAGTGAGCGCGAAGAAGAAGCCGAAGACCACGTGCATGGTGACCAGAACTCCGTAGGTTGCGGCGACGAGAGCGCCAAAGAGCAATTGACCCCGTGGCATGCAAGGACACGTGGCCGGATCTGTGACCATATAAAACGTGAACAGGACAAAAGCCGCTCCCGTCATCGGCAGAAGCGCGGCAGTCAAGGGAGTGCCGAAGGCCACATTACGAACCAAGGCCTGAAGGAAGAAACCGCCTACCCATCCGATGGCGACACAGATTCGCCTGGTGAACCTGATATTGAGAAAGCTACCGCTCACCACAATGATTGCAGGCAGAATCCAGCTTCCCCATCCGTGAATGTTTTCAGTGAAGTGATACGGCGGAGCAATGCCTACCCAGGGGAAGAGCAGCAGTGTGAGACTGATGCCAAAATTCGAAGGATTCAAGAAGTGACGTTGTCCATTCTGCACCGCTATGCGCACAAGCGCCTTGGAGCAAATGGCCGCCGCAGAGGCAAACATAATCGGCAAGAGGTTCACATTGGAATAGAGGAGCATGGCGCAGGCAACGCCGGTGATATGCGCCGACAAGAGAAAGTCCACCATGTTTCGCCAGCCGCCTGAGAACCGCGGTTTGCGATTGTGGGCATAGCAATCCACAAGCTCAAACCATATCTCGCAGGCATAAGCTGTGAGGACGGACACAAAAGGCTGGATCCAGGCCTGCTCAAAGCCGAAGACCGTGTGGCCGAGAATGTTGAAGACGGTGATGGCAATGGCAAACCGGCGCAATCCTCCCAGGCGATTGGTCGGGTTCGCAGTCACTTTCATCGTCATGAGTTCCTCCTTCCCGGCGAAGCCAGCAAGATTGTGTGCAGGCCCGGAGTCAGGTGTAAGGTCTGGCGGTGAATCGCGCCGTTCACGTCGCGCCAGGAAAGATTCACCGCAACCGTTGCGGATGCGGGTAGCTGTCCCAGTCCGAAGTGCAGTTCCGGGCTGCGCTTTCCTGAGTGCCCGTTGCCGGCGTCAACTTGCTGGGCCATGAGCCGGCCATCCGGCAAGTGGAGCGTTGCGGTTGCGCCGATTGCATAACGGCCGTGAAGGTCACGCGATGGATGCCCAGGCAGATCCCTGGTGTCGGGCGTTG is part of the Terriglobia bacterium genome and encodes:
- a CDS encoding YihY/virulence factor BrkB family protein, yielding MAPSGSSVGKQLEPIWNLGGLTFWQLTRRVVHGIDKDDIFGRASELAYNFLLALFPLLLFILTLFGLFASRSHELQSSLLSYFAGFLPPPAFQLLKAITLEMAANATSGKLTFGIVLTLWFASGGMSSMISTLNAVYHVRESRSWFRGRVIALGLTIAILTLLITSLVIMLAGEHFSDWIGIKLHLTSTVVIVWKGLQWVAVVLFLALSFSLIYYFGPSLDQRQWHWITPGSLFGEFLWLTASAGLRVYLHFFNTYTATYGSLGAMMILLVWLYVIGLAFLIGGEINAQIKRAAMGG
- a CDS encoding arginine decarboxylase, pyruvoyl-dependent; translation: MVPKRIFLTNGVGKHKERLTSFELALRDAGIAAQNLVRVSSIFPPHCKLISRKEGVKYLHPGEVTFAVVAENSTREPHRLTAASIGLAMPADRSTYGYLSEHHSFGEADDVAGEYAEELAAEMLATTLNVDFNPDTSWDEKKEIYRISNKIVRTTNITQSGVGDKRGLWTTVIASAILIFE
- a CDS encoding LysR family transcriptional regulator → MDFDQLETFLEVARHTSFSRAAEKRFRTQPAVSAQIRALEEEIGARLFDRSGGKVALTGAGKVFQQYAEHTLDTRKTMLTTVAEMERVPRGEIVVGANEGTCLHILPEVFAEFKKLYPNVGVQISRLERAKILESIIENSVDFGVVSAPVDDKRLTVVNIHRDELVIIAPPGHPLSRMPQASIADVVPFPLLLPKLGRTRDSIENLFEERRLKPRIAMELDSSELLKRFVAADVGVGFIARSNVIEDVKAGVLAAIPMGDASLRRDLALVFRKDKALSRAALAFMEIAVKIKHPPLAAAASQPGG
- a CDS encoding NADP-dependent oxidoreductase codes for the protein MKAVIAEQYGGSEVLELNHDLPVPRVGPNGVLVEVRAASVNPVDWKLRQGLLHAVMPVVFPVIWGCDLSGVVKEVGPSVTLFKPGDEVYGMKDGYVAKTYRGTYAQYVVVPEKSLAAKPKNLTYEEAAAVPLAALTAWQAMIQQGKLKPGQRVLIHAGAGGVGVMAIQLAKAFGAYVAATASPRNQDLLGELGADLAIDYTREKIGKVRPKFDLVLDGVGRSVWAESFRALKIGGRLVTLTAPVPEQSSGKVRFFATAIRGIVFGVARGLLSGKRLSMTRVKPRGGELEKISALIDAGKIRPVVEKVFALEQIAEAHRLSEIGHVRGKLVIKIRGTE
- a CDS encoding RnfABCDGE type electron transport complex subunit D, giving the protein MTMKVTANPTNRLGGLRRFAIAITVFNILGHTVFGFEQAWIQPFVSVLTAYACEIWFELVDCYAHNRKPRFSGGWRNMVDFLLSAHITGVACAMLLYSNVNLLPIMFASAAAICSKALVRIAVQNGQRHFLNPSNFGISLTLLLFPWVGIAPPYHFTENIHGWGSWILPAIIVVSGSFLNIRFTRRICVAIGWVGGFFLQALVRNVAFGTPLTAALLPMTGAAFVLFTFYMVTDPATCPCMPRGQLLFGALVAATYGVLVTMHVVFGFFFALTLVSLSRGITLYAQNYLNATSRQGVAAQAATVLAREMA